In one window of Rhinatrema bivittatum chromosome 10, aRhiBiv1.1, whole genome shotgun sequence DNA:
- the HPDL gene encoding 4-hydroxyphenylpyruvate dioxygenase-like protein isoform X1: MVPVIPWDWGGGRIPSLLSLFKPMLLPPCCSRRTPRQLSGHVGPCGRGRAPLHALSQSDRAAASEAKRGKLLLPPPRKENLPFPLRKIMASPLRALNHIAFHVANGAALVRELVSKFQFHLFAVRVTEKTRQLALKKGSAVFLVNERPKLDEAAARECARHQGSPALPCISFGDALPPTHPAPDFLYDVRPPWPVDTASNVCFEVEDVSSLCSRLHERGCQILAPPTAVQDDSGRVTYCVVKSIVGNVSHTLIDRSCYSGEFLPGFHRVTDSPATAAEPTAVTHVDHVTCALLQGSSPQVLQWYEKCFGFQRFQLHWEDKAEGGYVMSGDGMGLRLSAMHYWRCSKVALSLPLPCRTPACMFVLAESLPGQGQNQVDTFLDQHGGAGIQHVGLSTPDIVGTARALHSTGVRFVTPPAAYYTDAEKQEEIRAAGQDPHLLSQLGVLLDTDMSEEGVRSRKRYLLQVFTKPLFSAETFFLELIERQGAVGFGEGNIRALWRAMQVYMDQKEQKQRR; encoded by the exons ATGGTGCCTGTTATAccgtgggattggggagggggcagaattccttccttgctttctcttttcaaGCCGATGCTCCTCCCACCTTGCTGCTCCAGGAGGACTCCGCGCCAGCTTTCAGGTCACGTGGGTCCGTGTGGGCGGGGCCGGGCGCCCCTCCACGCCCTGAGCCAATCAGATCGGGCGGCAGCGTCGGAAGCGAAGCGCGGGAAACTACTGCTGCCGCCACCGAGGAAAGAG aaCCTGCCGTTTCCTCTCAGAAAGATCATGGCCAGCCCTCTCCGAGCCTTGAACCACATTGCCTTCCACGTGGCCAATGGGGCAGCACTGGTCCGCGAGCTGGTCAGCAAGTTCCAGTTCCATCTCTTTGCCGTGCGGGTCACGGAGAAAACGCGACAGCTTGCACTCAAGAAAGGATCTGCAGTTTTCTTGGTCAACGAGAGACCCAAGTTAGATGAGGCCGCAGCCCGAGAATGTGCCCGGCACCAGGGGAGCCCTGCTCTGCCCTGCATATCTTTCGGCGATGCGCTGCCCCCGACTCACCCCGCGCCCGACTTCCTCTACGACGTGCGCCCACCTTGGCCTGTGGACACCGCATCAAACGTGTGCTTTGAGGTGGAGGACGTGAGCAGTCTTTGCAGTCGACTCCATGAGCGTGGCTGCCAGATCCTCGCCCCACCCACTGCCGTGCAGGATGATTCAGGGCGGGTAACTTACTGTGTGGTGAAATCCATCGTGGGGAACGTCTCTCACACACTGATCGATCGGTCCTGCTACAGTGGGGAGTTTCTGCCAGGATTCCACCGAGTCACCGATTCTCCTGCCACCGCAGCCGAGCCCACGGCAGTCACCCACGTCGATCATGTGACCTGTGCCCTCCTGCAGGGGAGCAGCCCTCAGGTCCTGCAATGGTACGAGAAGTGTTTTGGCTTCCAAAGGTTCCAGCTCCATTGGGAGGACAAGGCTGAAGGCGGTTATGTCATGAGCGGTGATGGCATGGGACTCCGTCTCAGCGCTATGCACTACTGGAGGTGTAGCAAGGTGGCGCTGTCCCTGCCATTGCCTTGCAGAACGCCAGCCTGCATGTTTGTTCTGGCTGAGTCCCTGCCGGGGCAGGGCCAAAATCAAGTGGACACGTTCCTAGATCAGCATGGAGGGGCAGGGATCCAGCATGTGGGTCTGTCCACCCCAGACATCGTCGGCACTGCCAGGGCCTTGCACAGCACTGGGGTCAGGTTTGTAACTCCGCCAGCAGCTTATTACACGGACGCCGAGAAGCAGGAGGAGATTAGGGCTGCAGGACAGGACCCCCACTTACTGTCTCAGCTCGGGGTCCTACTCGACACAGACATGTCTGAAGAGGGGGTGCGGAGTCGGAAGAGATACCTACTGCAAGTCTTCACAAAGCCTCTCTTCTCAGCTGAGACCTTCTTTCTGGAGCTCATTGAGCGGCAGGGGGCTGTAGGCTTTGGGGAGGGAAATATCCGGGCATTGTGGCGAGCGATGCAAGTTTATATGGACCAGAAAGAGCAGAAACAGAGGAGGTAG
- the HPDL gene encoding 4-hydroxyphenylpyruvate dioxygenase-like protein isoform X2, whose translation MASPLRALNHIAFHVANGAALVRELVSKFQFHLFAVRVTEKTRQLALKKGSAVFLVNERPKLDEAAARECARHQGSPALPCISFGDALPPTHPAPDFLYDVRPPWPVDTASNVCFEVEDVSSLCSRLHERGCQILAPPTAVQDDSGRVTYCVVKSIVGNVSHTLIDRSCYSGEFLPGFHRVTDSPATAAEPTAVTHVDHVTCALLQGSSPQVLQWYEKCFGFQRFQLHWEDKAEGGYVMSGDGMGLRLSAMHYWRCSKVALSLPLPCRTPACMFVLAESLPGQGQNQVDTFLDQHGGAGIQHVGLSTPDIVGTARALHSTGVRFVTPPAAYYTDAEKQEEIRAAGQDPHLLSQLGVLLDTDMSEEGVRSRKRYLLQVFTKPLFSAETFFLELIERQGAVGFGEGNIRALWRAMQVYMDQKEQKQRR comes from the coding sequence ATGGCCAGCCCTCTCCGAGCCTTGAACCACATTGCCTTCCACGTGGCCAATGGGGCAGCACTGGTCCGCGAGCTGGTCAGCAAGTTCCAGTTCCATCTCTTTGCCGTGCGGGTCACGGAGAAAACGCGACAGCTTGCACTCAAGAAAGGATCTGCAGTTTTCTTGGTCAACGAGAGACCCAAGTTAGATGAGGCCGCAGCCCGAGAATGTGCCCGGCACCAGGGGAGCCCTGCTCTGCCCTGCATATCTTTCGGCGATGCGCTGCCCCCGACTCACCCCGCGCCCGACTTCCTCTACGACGTGCGCCCACCTTGGCCTGTGGACACCGCATCAAACGTGTGCTTTGAGGTGGAGGACGTGAGCAGTCTTTGCAGTCGACTCCATGAGCGTGGCTGCCAGATCCTCGCCCCACCCACTGCCGTGCAGGATGATTCAGGGCGGGTAACTTACTGTGTGGTGAAATCCATCGTGGGGAACGTCTCTCACACACTGATCGATCGGTCCTGCTACAGTGGGGAGTTTCTGCCAGGATTCCACCGAGTCACCGATTCTCCTGCCACCGCAGCCGAGCCCACGGCAGTCACCCACGTCGATCATGTGACCTGTGCCCTCCTGCAGGGGAGCAGCCCTCAGGTCCTGCAATGGTACGAGAAGTGTTTTGGCTTCCAAAGGTTCCAGCTCCATTGGGAGGACAAGGCTGAAGGCGGTTATGTCATGAGCGGTGATGGCATGGGACTCCGTCTCAGCGCTATGCACTACTGGAGGTGTAGCAAGGTGGCGCTGTCCCTGCCATTGCCTTGCAGAACGCCAGCCTGCATGTTTGTTCTGGCTGAGTCCCTGCCGGGGCAGGGCCAAAATCAAGTGGACACGTTCCTAGATCAGCATGGAGGGGCAGGGATCCAGCATGTGGGTCTGTCCACCCCAGACATCGTCGGCACTGCCAGGGCCTTGCACAGCACTGGGGTCAGGTTTGTAACTCCGCCAGCAGCTTATTACACGGACGCCGAGAAGCAGGAGGAGATTAGGGCTGCAGGACAGGACCCCCACTTACTGTCTCAGCTCGGGGTCCTACTCGACACAGACATGTCTGAAGAGGGGGTGCGGAGTCGGAAGAGATACCTACTGCAAGTCTTCACAAAGCCTCTCTTCTCAGCTGAGACCTTCTTTCTGGAGCTCATTGAGCGGCAGGGGGCTGTAGGCTTTGGGGAGGGAAATATCCGGGCATTGTGGCGAGCGATGCAAGTTTATATGGACCAGAAAGAGCAGAAACAGAGGAGGTAG